In the Candidatus Saccharimonas aalborgensis genome, one interval contains:
- a CDS encoding prepilin-type N-terminal cleavage/methylation domain-containing protein — MAKTKSGFTIIELVIVIVIIGILATITLVAYNGTQGRGRDAKRRTDINNMVKALELYYADNGTYPVPSGSPSPLGSSWYASSDSTWNTFKTTLTTIDNLPSDPRNAGSPLAAGGYAYAYYSGSNCGHTAGQWYLIVYRYEVQTKEKYSGEGTCPSGELGDTYYAGGASYYRVLR, encoded by the coding sequence ATGGCAAAAACCAAAAGCGGTTTTACGATTATTGAGCTGGTCATCGTCATTGTGATCATCGGTATTCTTGCTACTATCACCCTCGTTGCTTACAACGGTACTCAGGGGCGTGGCCGTGACGCAAAACGACGCACCGATATCAACAATATGGTCAAAGCACTCGAACTTTACTATGCAGATAACGGCACGTATCCTGTTCCTTCTGGCTCACCATCGCCGCTCGGATCTTCGTGGTACGCGTCAAGCGATAGTACTTGGAATACGTTTAAAACAACATTGACGACCATAGACAACTTGCCGAGTGACCCACGAAACGCTGGCTCACCACTCGCTGCCGGAGGATATGCATACGCATATTATTCGGGAAGTAACTGCGGCCATACCGCTGGTCAATGGTACCTGATCGTCTACCGCTATGAGGTGCAGACGAAAGAAAAATACAGTGGTGAGGGCACGTGTCCCTCGGGCGAATTAGGTGATACCTACTACGCAGGTGGCGCAAGCTACTACCGAGTGTTGCGTTAG
- a CDS encoding polyphenol oxidase family protein — protein MIAQDQPTCFPEKVCAAVSSRQDGTMLDRTQGNRHANDIVTNRQMFCKEVNIDYRQCVYQIISYDDENTYDTICQVDAPNTLGVSADVLYTQSKGVGLFLPIADCIGTVIYDPQMGALAVAHIGRHASIANTLQKTIRYFEKQGSDVRNLLIWMAPSVKRSDYWLDYFVYKDAPEWRPFVNETADGIYLDLQGYNRARAIEAGVQESHIYESPVNTATDRNYFSHSSGDTSGRFAVVAVLH, from the coding sequence ATGATCGCGCAGGATCAACCAACTTGTTTTCCCGAGAAAGTTTGTGCAGCGGTTTCATCGCGCCAGGATGGCACAATGCTTGATCGTACACAGGGCAATCGCCACGCCAATGATATTGTCACAAACCGTCAGATGTTCTGCAAAGAAGTCAATATCGACTATCGGCAGTGTGTCTATCAGATAATTAGCTATGATGATGAGAATACGTATGACACTATTTGCCAGGTTGATGCACCGAATACGCTGGGTGTATCCGCGGACGTCCTCTACACACAGTCAAAAGGAGTGGGGCTATTTCTGCCGATAGCTGATTGTATTGGCACTGTCATCTACGATCCGCAGATGGGTGCGCTAGCAGTGGCTCATATTGGTCGTCATGCCTCGATCGCAAATACACTACAAAAAACAATTCGCTATTTTGAGAAACAGGGAAGCGATGTTCGTAATCTATTAATCTGGATGGCACCAAGCGTCAAGCGTTCCGACTATTGGCTAGACTACTTTGTGTACAAGGATGCCCCAGAATGGCGGCCGTTTGTTAATGAAACGGCCGATGGCATCTATCTTGATTTGCAAGGATATAACCGGGCGCGAGCAATTGAGGCGGGTGTTCAGGAAAGTCACATCTATGAATCACCCGTCAATACGGCTACTGATCGAAACTATTTTTCGCACAGCAGCGGCGATACATCAGGTCGCTTTGCGGTTGTTGCGGTGCTTCACTAA
- the rsmA gene encoding 16S rRNA (adenine(1518)-N(6)/adenine(1519)-N(6))-dimethyltransferase RsmA — MPNKSLGQHWLQDRQVLSLIAEEAAITEQDTILEIGPGLGTLTSELLKRAKAVIAVEYDSELARKLPGQFPGKNLTVIHQDILQFDLNQLPKGYKVVANVPYYITSSIVEKLMTAPNRPSLAVLLVQKEVACRLAAKPGDMSVLAVATQVFADVSLGKVVRRELFFPEPKVDSQVVILETLKQPRVEAEDQKRFFRIVKAGFREKRKKLRNSIAAGLAISTPEAEKLLERTGIDANNRAQDLSIEEWLRLTKNSV; from the coding sequence ATGCCTAACAAATCTCTTGGACAACACTGGCTCCAGGATCGTCAGGTACTCTCCTTGATTGCTGAAGAAGCGGCCATAACAGAGCAGGATACCATTCTTGAGATTGGGCCTGGTCTCGGTACATTAACGAGTGAACTGTTGAAGCGGGCAAAAGCGGTGATTGCGGTTGAATATGATAGCGAGCTAGCCCGCAAACTGCCAGGGCAGTTTCCTGGCAAAAACCTCACCGTTATCCACCAAGACATCCTACAATTTGATCTGAACCAGCTTCCGAAAGGCTACAAAGTGGTCGCAAATGTCCCTTACTATATTACGAGCAGCATTGTTGAAAAGTTGATGACCGCTCCTAATAGACCCTCGCTCGCGGTATTGTTGGTTCAAAAAGAAGTAGCGTGCCGTTTGGCGGCAAAACCTGGCGATATGAGCGTGCTTGCGGTTGCAACGCAGGTGTTTGCCGATGTTTCTCTTGGTAAGGTGGTGAGAAGAGAACTGTTTTTCCCTGAACCGAAAGTTGATTCTCAGGTTGTGATCCTCGAGACACTGAAGCAGCCGCGCGTTGAGGCAGAGGATCAAAAGAGATTCTTTCGTATCGTAAAAGCTGGGTTTCGAGAAAAACGTAAAAAACTTCGTAATTCGATAGCCGCAGGTCTTGCGATTTCTACGCCTGAGGCCGAGAAGCTCTTGGAGCGGACGGGGATTGATGCGAATAATCGCGCGCAAGATTTGAGTATAGAAGAATGGCTTCGCCTAACAAAGAATAGCGTATGA
- a CDS encoding phage tail tip lysozyme encodes MKQILTTTPRSHRILLLAIASLLTIFVGLILALKTAHAASSLSGSGERVITVHDDGKTKGFYTKATTLRDALKEAGISVDQRDRTEPRLDEQLVANSYEANIYRARPVIIRDGSTETRVVSAYRTARQIAKEAAIQLHDEDTVSLAASKNVMTDGTAEVMTITRAKAFTFVFYGKTETAYSQASTVAAMLTEKRITLTEKDGVSPSLNTPLSTGMTVKVWRDGTQTVTVDEDVAFDTKQIRDANHERGYKEVQTKGEPGRRTVSYEISTKNGVEVARKEINSTITKQPIQQVEVIGVKGMYTTPSENEQITWEFLVGKGLTREQTAGIMGNLMQEHGFQTSGDGLAQWTGSRQSRLRSMFPDSYMTIQSQLDYLWYELSEPYAKVLNAIRAQTTVEGATITFQNQYERCGICVEDRRIQFAYNILASH; translated from the coding sequence ATGAAGCAAATTTTGACTACTACACCACGCTCTCATCGTATCCTTCTCTTGGCAATTGCCTCTCTGTTGACGATTTTTGTTGGACTTATTTTGGCGCTCAAAACTGCTCACGCTGCATCTTCGCTGTCAGGTTCTGGCGAAAGGGTGATAACGGTTCATGACGATGGCAAGACAAAAGGCTTTTACACCAAAGCAACAACGTTGCGAGACGCTCTCAAAGAGGCTGGTATCAGCGTTGATCAACGCGATCGAACCGAGCCGCGGCTTGATGAACAGCTTGTTGCAAATTCGTACGAAGCAAATATCTATCGAGCTCGCCCGGTTATTATTAGAGACGGTTCTACGGAGACACGCGTCGTGTCGGCGTATCGTACTGCCCGTCAGATAGCGAAAGAGGCAGCGATTCAACTGCATGATGAAGATACTGTTTCGTTGGCGGCATCGAAGAATGTTATGACTGATGGGACTGCCGAAGTGATGACTATTACGCGTGCCAAAGCCTTCACCTTTGTGTTTTATGGAAAAACCGAAACAGCCTATTCACAGGCGTCAACGGTCGCCGCTATGCTGACCGAAAAGCGCATTACTTTGACCGAAAAAGATGGTGTCTCGCCTAGCTTAAACACGCCACTCTCCACCGGTATGACAGTGAAAGTTTGGCGTGATGGCACCCAGACGGTGACGGTTGACGAGGATGTTGCATTTGATACCAAACAAATCAGAGATGCCAATCACGAACGGGGATACAAAGAAGTCCAAACAAAGGGCGAACCTGGACGGCGTACGGTGAGCTACGAAATTAGCACAAAAAATGGAGTCGAAGTCGCTCGAAAAGAGATAAATAGTACTATCACTAAGCAACCTATTCAACAAGTCGAAGTGATTGGCGTCAAAGGAATGTATACTACGCCAAGTGAGAATGAACAGATCACGTGGGAGTTTCTGGTGGGCAAGGGATTAACTCGAGAGCAAACCGCAGGTATCATGGGCAATCTCATGCAGGAGCACGGATTTCAGACCAGCGGAGATGGCTTGGCTCAATGGACTGGCTCACGGCAGTCTCGGCTTCGATCAATGTTTCCCGATAGCTATATGACAATTCAGTCACAACTTGACTACCTCTGGTACGAATTGAGTGAACCATACGCGAAGGTGCTGAATGCCATTCGCGCTCAGACCACGGTCGAGGGCGCAACCATCACGTTCCAAAATCAATACGAGCGCTGTGGCATTTGTGTCGAAGATCGTCGGATTCAATTTGCTTACAATATTCTCGCGAGTCACTAA
- a CDS encoding ATP-dependent helicase yields the protein MDILDGLNDAQKTAVTTTSGPLLLLAGAGSGKTKTLTHRIAYLLAHESIWPNQILAVTFTNKAAKEMRERLAKLLDQQITRSFMPWMGTFHAVCVRILRQHGSEIGIASNFVIYDDDDRQGLIKQAMKELSLSADMVKPRAVSAAISSAKNEMVGPEEYADVAQFPFQKSVAKLYARYEQRRKEAGAVDFDDLLLETVRLFRDSPKTRNHYQAQFRHILIDEYQDTNAAQYAIMKALIGPEKNICVVGDDWQSIYSWRGADFKNILGFERDFPGAAVIKLEQNYRSTGAILEAAHNVISKNIERTEKKLWTTAGAGAPVQVQGVYDETEEAGVVATRIAAQTAIGARSFGDFAVLYRTNAQSYALERALVQQRIPYQLVGGVRFYDRKEIKDIVAYLRLLYQPNDRMSFSRIVNVPTRGIGATSLEKFLVWQSQSGMDILSALVNAEQTATLTSRARQALSGLGELLRRVQVKSELGVGPSELIEELLSATGYRDMLLDGSPQAEEREANLGVLISDAKSYASLDDFLEEVALMSSADVGSTESVVTLMTLHAAKGLEFPVVFIVGMEEGLFPSMRALEEGPRQLEEERRLCYVGMTRAREELYLLYAGSRLQFGQRSYTTPSRFLEDMGYVAASVSPYQRSMTNEFDEFSFSLDIGDRVRSPQFGQGEIIDIDGLAVTVSFDSGQTKKLNVEYARLEKC from the coding sequence ATGGATATCCTCGACGGACTTAATGATGCGCAAAAAACTGCTGTGACAACCACGAGCGGTCCGCTATTGCTTCTTGCAGGAGCGGGAAGCGGCAAGACAAAGACGCTCACGCATCGTATCGCCTATCTTCTTGCCCATGAGAGTATCTGGCCAAATCAGATACTCGCCGTCACATTCACTAATAAGGCTGCCAAAGAGATGCGAGAACGCCTGGCAAAGCTGTTAGACCAGCAGATAACACGCTCTTTTATGCCCTGGATGGGCACATTTCATGCAGTTTGCGTAAGGATTTTGCGGCAGCATGGCAGCGAGATTGGTATCGCAAGTAACTTTGTGATCTACGACGACGATGATCGTCAGGGTCTTATCAAACAGGCGATGAAAGAACTGTCGCTCAGCGCCGATATGGTAAAGCCACGAGCCGTTAGTGCGGCGATATCAAGTGCAAAAAATGAAATGGTGGGTCCAGAAGAATACGCCGATGTTGCACAGTTCCCTTTCCAGAAATCGGTCGCCAAGTTGTACGCACGCTACGAACAGCGACGCAAGGAGGCGGGTGCGGTGGATTTCGATGATCTGCTACTCGAAACAGTACGACTATTTCGTGATTCGCCCAAGACTCGCAACCACTACCAAGCACAATTTCGTCATATTCTCATCGATGAATATCAAGATACAAATGCAGCACAGTACGCAATCATGAAGGCACTTATCGGGCCAGAAAAGAATATCTGTGTTGTTGGTGATGATTGGCAGTCAATCTATAGTTGGCGCGGTGCTGATTTCAAAAATATATTGGGATTTGAGAGAGATTTTCCAGGCGCCGCAGTTATCAAGCTCGAACAGAATTACCGATCGACTGGCGCTATTCTCGAAGCAGCGCATAACGTGATTTCAAAGAACATTGAACGTACAGAGAAGAAGCTGTGGACCACCGCTGGTGCAGGCGCTCCTGTCCAGGTGCAGGGTGTTTATGATGAAACAGAAGAGGCGGGCGTGGTAGCAACGCGGATTGCCGCACAGACTGCAATTGGTGCGAGATCGTTCGGTGATTTTGCTGTACTCTATCGTACTAACGCACAAAGTTATGCCCTCGAACGTGCGCTCGTGCAGCAGCGGATACCCTATCAACTGGTTGGTGGCGTGAGGTTTTATGACCGTAAAGAAATAAAAGATATCGTGGCATATCTGCGTCTACTTTACCAACCAAACGATCGTATGAGCTTTAGCCGCATTGTCAATGTGCCCACAAGAGGAATTGGTGCAACTAGTCTGGAAAAGTTTCTTGTATGGCAGAGCCAGTCGGGCATGGACATTCTCTCAGCACTTGTCAATGCTGAGCAGACAGCAACCCTGACCTCCAGAGCGCGACAGGCGCTGAGCGGACTGGGAGAATTATTGCGGCGCGTGCAGGTAAAAAGTGAGTTAGGTGTTGGTCCTAGCGAGCTGATAGAGGAGCTGTTGTCTGCGACTGGTTATCGAGACATGCTACTTGATGGATCACCACAAGCCGAGGAGCGAGAGGCAAACCTGGGTGTATTGATATCTGATGCGAAATCGTATGCATCGCTCGACGACTTTTTAGAGGAAGTCGCGCTGATGTCGAGTGCCGATGTAGGTAGCACCGAGTCTGTCGTGACGCTCATGACACTTCATGCTGCAAAAGGACTCGAGTTTCCCGTTGTTTTTATAGTGGGCATGGAGGAAGGGCTGTTTCCCAGTATGCGAGCACTCGAGGAGGGGCCGCGTCAGCTCGAGGAAGAGCGTCGGTTATGTTATGTCGGCATGACACGTGCCCGAGAGGAGCTCTATCTGCTCTATGCCGGAAGCCGTCTTCAGTTTGGACAACGATCCTACACCACTCCATCACGTTTTTTAGAGGATATGGGATATGTGGCCGCCAGTGTATCTCCCTATCAACGATCAATGACGAACGAATTCGACGAGTTTTCTTTTTCGCTTGATATTGGGGATAGAGTGCGATCGCCACAGTTTGGTCAGGGGGAAATCATTGATATTGATGGGCTCGCAGTGACCGTTTCGTTCGATAGCGGCCAGACAAAAAAACTAAATGTCGAGTACGCGCGCCTCGAAAAATGCTAA
- the tpiA gene encoding triose-phosphate isomerase — translation MGKKLIIGNWKMNLTIHEASLYVHKLADLVKIHQGVEVVLAPSHLALQPVSLQINYRQFKLAAQNFYWRDEGAFTGEVSAHQLRGLVQYALVGHSERRHIFNEHDKDTRHKVQAAYRNGIVPVLCVGETVSERVAGETRDVLHDQVTGGLANITSEEAAELVIAYEPVWAIGTGNNASPTEVRAAAKMIRTQLKHLFGEQVAESVRILYGGSVTLDTAASYLSIQGIDGLLIGGASLDAHVFSTIINNTHDQLKGIKERR, via the coding sequence GTGGGCAAAAAACTTATCATCGGTAACTGGAAGATGAACCTCACCATCCATGAGGCGAGTTTGTATGTGCATAAGTTGGCCGATCTTGTAAAGATACACCAAGGTGTCGAGGTAGTCTTGGCGCCGAGTCATTTGGCTCTTCAGCCAGTTTCGTTGCAGATAAATTACCGACAATTCAAACTTGCCGCTCAAAACTTTTATTGGCGCGACGAAGGAGCTTTCACAGGCGAAGTATCGGCCCATCAGCTGCGCGGTCTCGTACAGTATGCGTTGGTTGGTCATTCGGAACGCCGCCACATATTCAACGAGCATGACAAAGATACTCGGCATAAGGTTCAAGCCGCCTATCGCAATGGAATCGTACCAGTGCTCTGTGTAGGTGAGACGGTAAGCGAGCGGGTAGCCGGAGAGACGAGAGATGTTCTACATGATCAAGTAACGGGAGGGCTTGCCAACATTACTAGTGAAGAAGCTGCCGAACTTGTCATCGCGTACGAACCAGTGTGGGCGATCGGTACTGGCAATAACGCCTCTCCTACGGAGGTCCGCGCGGCAGCAAAGATGATTCGCACCCAGCTTAAGCATCTGTTTGGTGAACAGGTTGCGGAGTCGGTGCGCATTTTGTACGGCGGAAGTGTGACGCTTGATACTGCTGCAAGCTATCTGAGTATCCAAGGTATCGACGGACTCCTGATAGGCGGTGCGAGCCTAGATGCACATGTTTTTTCAACAATTATCAACAACACCCATGATCAATTGAAAGGAATAAAGGAACGACGATGA
- a CDS encoding phosphoglycerate kinase, translated as MTGGHFFKKTMADVPLTNKNILLRADYNVPLTDDGQIADDFRIRSSLATVQALLTDGCTVTIISHLGRPDGKKDLQYTLQPVAKRLSELLGREVRFIDDCIGHKVFMATKKAPKGSVTLLENLRFYPGEEANDSAFAQQLAKQTHADYFVQDGFGVVHRAHASTSAITQFLPSVAGLLLEREYSVITKAMKHPEKPLVAVLGGAKVSDKIPIIKALEHAADTIIVGGAMANTFLARRGNFMGSSHIEPDQAETIDAIYEAAAQKVGRQNADNYIVLPTDVGVGTSLELTATRLDVSVKAIPAGSYALDIGPDSIARMESIIAKARTVIWNGPLGMDELPTFAQASTRLAQLLAGHPDITSIVGGGDTADFVIHWDPHHGESFSHVSTGGGASLELMAGEKLPGVEALLDA; from the coding sequence ATGACTGGTGGACATTTCTTCAAAAAAACGATGGCGGACGTACCGCTCACAAACAAAAACATTCTCTTGCGCGCGGATTATAATGTTCCGCTGACCGATGATGGTCAGATAGCCGATGATTTCCGCATTCGTTCGAGTCTCGCGACTGTACAAGCACTCCTCACTGATGGGTGCACGGTGACGATTATAAGCCATTTGGGACGCCCGGATGGCAAGAAAGACCTGCAGTATACGCTGCAGCCCGTTGCTAAGCGACTCTCGGAGCTTCTCGGGCGAGAGGTGAGATTTATTGACGATTGTATTGGACATAAGGTGTTTATGGCAACCAAAAAGGCACCAAAAGGGAGCGTGACGTTGCTCGAAAACCTACGCTTCTACCCTGGAGAAGAGGCAAATGATTCAGCTTTTGCGCAGCAACTCGCAAAGCAAACACACGCAGACTACTTTGTTCAGGACGGGTTTGGGGTGGTACATCGAGCACATGCGAGTACCAGTGCGATTACACAGTTTTTGCCTAGTGTAGCGGGTCTGCTCCTGGAGCGGGAGTACTCTGTTATCACAAAGGCGATGAAGCATCCAGAGAAACCACTCGTCGCGGTACTTGGTGGTGCAAAAGTAAGTGACAAAATCCCTATCATCAAAGCACTTGAACATGCCGCAGATACCATTATCGTTGGCGGTGCAATGGCAAACACTTTTCTGGCACGCCGAGGTAACTTCATGGGGAGCAGTCATATCGAGCCCGATCAAGCAGAGACAATCGATGCAATCTATGAGGCGGCGGCTCAAAAGGTCGGCCGACAGAATGCCGATAACTATATTGTTTTGCCTACCGACGTAGGTGTCGGTACGTCGCTGGAGCTGACGGCAACGCGCCTAGATGTATCGGTAAAAGCAATTCCTGCAGGCAGTTATGCACTTGATATCGGGCCAGATTCAATCGCTCGTATGGAGTCAATCATTGCGAAGGCGCGGACTGTTATCTGGAATGGTCCTCTCGGCATGGATGAATTGCCTACATTTGCTCAAGCCTCTACCCGCTTGGCGCAACTGTTAGCCGGGCACCCCGACATTACCTCTATTGTTGGGGGTGGGGATACGGCGGATTTTGTGATTCACTGGGACCCGCATCATGGAGAAAGTTTCTCGCATGTATCAACTGGTGGAGGGGCCAGTCTTGAATTGATGGCGGGAGAAAAACTGCCAGGGGTTGAAGCACTGCTAGACGCCTGA
- the pyk gene encoding pyruvate kinase, with translation MHILKRTKILAGVGPATNSHEKIEQMFDAGVNGYRMNFSHGTYEERDRQIEWIREVSKRKGRPVAIVEDLQGPKVRLGVLNDNHQEVKKGDILTLDSAAEHNGLTLPMQYNLAEKVKVSERIYLFDGKIRTHVTEIVSATAVNVEVENDGFLMSKKGVNLPDTDFGGDIITPKDIKDIEYGATKDIDYVALSFIQSAEDIQNLRQLLVSNGSAAHVIAKIETRAAIQDGVLEEVVKVSDGVMVARGDLAPEVGLEMVPVIQQKIVALCRKHGKLSIIATQMMSSMVDNPEPTRAEVSDVATAVIQGADAVMLSDETANGMYPIETIDAMRKTILYTQENTGVARLDDALFVDKKMPIRHAISHAAVSLASEINAVAIIAETKSGATAANIGAWRPNLPIISVTSEPRSAQQLALSFANRSFIRPDNTEVGYELAKELAERNFFELDKPFNVVIVSGLQPGKVGGTDTIKVRTIE, from the coding sequence ATGCACATACTAAAACGAACCAAAATCCTTGCCGGTGTTGGTCCAGCTACCAACTCACATGAAAAAATTGAGCAAATGTTTGATGCCGGTGTCAACGGCTATCGAATGAACTTTTCTCACGGTACCTACGAGGAGCGAGATCGGCAAATCGAGTGGATTCGTGAGGTAAGCAAGCGAAAAGGTCGCCCAGTGGCGATTGTTGAAGACCTCCAGGGTCCAAAGGTGCGTCTGGGTGTGCTCAACGACAATCATCAAGAGGTCAAAAAAGGCGATATTCTGACTCTCGACAGCGCAGCAGAACACAATGGGTTGACCCTGCCGATGCAATACAATCTTGCCGAAAAGGTGAAGGTTAGTGAACGCATCTATCTCTTTGACGGCAAGATTCGTACTCACGTGACCGAAATTGTTTCTGCGACAGCAGTTAACGTTGAAGTTGAAAACGACGGGTTTTTGATGAGCAAAAAGGGCGTCAACCTACCTGATACCGATTTTGGCGGCGACATTATCACCCCAAAAGACATCAAGGACATCGAGTATGGCGCCACAAAAGATATAGACTATGTGGCACTTAGTTTTATTCAGTCAGCCGAGGATATTCAGAATCTGCGTCAGCTCTTGGTGAGTAACGGCAGTGCAGCACATGTGATTGCAAAGATTGAGACACGCGCGGCTATTCAGGACGGTGTGCTTGAGGAAGTCGTCAAGGTAAGCGATGGCGTGATGGTGGCTCGTGGCGATCTTGCTCCAGAGGTGGGACTCGAAATGGTGCCAGTTATCCAGCAAAAAATTGTTGCGCTCTGCCGCAAGCATGGTAAATTGAGCATCATTGCTACCCAGATGATGAGTAGTATGGTCGACAATCCTGAGCCAACCCGTGCTGAGGTGAGTGATGTAGCCACGGCCGTCATTCAGGGTGCCGATGCGGTCATGTTGTCTGACGAGACGGCAAACGGTATGTATCCAATCGAGACGATTGACGCAATGCGCAAAACGATTCTCTATACCCAAGAGAATACAGGGGTAGCGCGCCTAGACGACGCGCTGTTTGTCGATAAAAAAATGCCGATTCGTCATGCTATCTCGCATGCGGCAGTTAGCCTTGCTAGTGAGATCAACGCTGTTGCTATCATTGCCGAGACGAAATCGGGCGCAACGGCGGCAAATATTGGGGCGTGGCGTCCCAACCTGCCCATTATCAGCGTCACAAGTGAGCCACGCTCGGCTCAACAGCTTGCTCTCAGTTTTGCGAACCGCAGCTTTATTCGTCCCGATAACACCGAGGTAGGCTACGAGCTAGCAAAAGAGTTGGCGGAACGCAATTTCTTTGAACTGGACAAACCATTTAATGTCGTTATCGTGAGCGGTCTTCAACCCGGTAAGGTCGGGGGAACAGATACCATAAAAGTTCGTACGATCGAGTAG
- a CDS encoding glycoside hydrolase family 5 protein — MALQGVNLGGWLVLEKWMTPDLFADTDAVDEYTFLQYPGARARLRKHHNTFIGEEDWQWMSSHGIKLVRIPVGYWILDGDGPYISAIKRLDWAFRMAAKYQIGILLCLHGAPGSQNGQDHSGKVGKANWYRSAVYRQQTIDILCRLADRYGNKAALWGLELLNEPRVGIIQWKLRRFYNHAYRVLADILPPHVNIVFHDAFSPRMLSGAIWNSKHQPVVMDIHWYHGFFPLHRWVSPAWYYRLVLPTHRRLLIRLKRWQGVIVGEWSGVLSGELLRKYPESEHAAIVAEHIARQLKVYERADAWFYWSYKTQERGVWHFRSMVEDGHLPLRKS; from the coding sequence ATGGCCTTGCAGGGTGTCAATCTTGGTGGCTGGCTCGTCTTAGAAAAGTGGATGACGCCGGACCTGTTTGCCGATACTGATGCAGTAGATGAATATACTTTTTTGCAGTACCCTGGTGCTCGCGCAAGGTTGCGCAAGCATCACAATACGTTTATCGGTGAAGAAGATTGGCAGTGGATGAGTAGTCATGGTATCAAACTGGTTCGCATACCAGTTGGTTATTGGATACTTGACGGTGATGGGCCCTATATCTCGGCGATTAAGCGGTTGGATTGGGCGTTTCGTATGGCTGCAAAATACCAGATCGGTATTTTGCTCTGCCTGCACGGTGCGCCTGGGAGTCAAAACGGTCAAGATCACAGCGGTAAGGTGGGAAAGGCGAATTGGTATCGCTCTGCCGTCTATCGGCAGCAGACAATCGATATCTTATGTCGTTTGGCTGATCGATATGGTAACAAGGCCGCACTCTGGGGACTAGAGCTTCTCAACGAGCCTCGAGTGGGAATTATACAGTGGAAACTGAGGCGGTTTTATAACCACGCCTATAGGGTATTAGCGGACATACTACCACCTCACGTAAACATTGTATTTCACGATGCATTTAGTCCCCGTATGTTGTCTGGAGCCATTTGGAATAGCAAGCATCAGCCAGTCGTGATGGATATTCATTGGTATCATGGATTTTTTCCCCTTCACCGCTGGGTGTCTCCTGCTTGGTATTATCGGCTTGTACTACCTACTCACCGGCGGTTGCTTATCCGCCTGAAACGCTGGCAGGGAGTAATTGTGGGCGAGTGGAGTGGGGTACTGAGCGGCGAGCTACTGAGAAAGTACCCCGAGAGCGAGCATGCAGCCATAGTGGCTGAGCATATTGCACGTCAGCTCAAGGTCTATGAGCGGGCAGATGCATGGTTTTATTGGAGTTACAAGACCCAGGAGCGAGGAGTCTGGCATTTCAGGTCAATGGTTGAAGACGGCCACTTACCCCTTAGGAAGTCTTGA
- a CDS encoding VIT1/CCC1 transporter family protein: MAEYDNTKYDLPSDMANNGKLNKLRAAVLGANDGIVSISSLVMGVAGATSDSRSILIAGLAALIAGALSMAVGEYVSVSSQSDAEKAYIELEKADLKDNPEDELDELAREYQKLGLSKQTSHRVAAELTEKNALKAHLHVHFNLDPEDINSPMHAAIASLLAFTAGGLVPFLTIVLFPVHMRVLATIVAVLLCLIGVGYISAVAGNASKLRAIMRVVVGGLLAMLITYGIGTLFGTQAG; this comes from the coding sequence ATGGCCGAATACGACAACACAAAATATGATTTGCCCTCTGATATGGCGAATAACGGTAAACTGAACAAATTGCGAGCGGCAGTGCTTGGGGCAAACGACGGTATCGTCAGCATCTCAAGCCTCGTCATGGGTGTAGCCGGAGCGACAAGCGATAGCCGATCGATATTGATTGCCGGCCTGGCGGCACTGATCGCAGGTGCTCTCAGTATGGCGGTAGGCGAGTATGTGAGCGTCAGCAGTCAGAGTGACGCCGAGAAAGCCTATATCGAGCTGGAAAAGGCTGATCTGAAAGACAACCCCGAAGACGAGCTCGACGAGCTGGCGCGGGAATATCAAAAACTCGGTCTCTCAAAGCAGACCTCACACAGAGTCGCTGCAGAACTGACTGAGAAAAATGCGCTGAAGGCTCATCTGCACGTGCATTTCAATCTTGATCCTGAAGATATCAATAGTCCGATGCATGCGGCCATTGCCTCACTCCTCGCCTTTACGGCGGGTGGGCTTGTACCATTTTTGACGATCGTACTATTTCCGGTGCATATGCGGGTACTGGCGACGATTGTGGCGGTATTGCTGTGCCTTATTGGGGTGGGATATATCTCTGCAGTTGCTGGCAATGCGTCAAAGCTAAGGGCGATTATGCGCGTCGTGGTGGGGGGACTACTGGCGATGCTTATCACTTATGGTATCGGTACGTTGTTTGGAACTCAGGCGGGATAG